A region of [Bacteroides] pectinophilus DNA encodes the following proteins:
- a CDS encoding leucine-rich repeat domain-containing protein, translated as MNRKRIRITLVNRTYKEIDMSDFTSIQDDMFSGLTDIAKVELPEGVRYIKRNAFEGCAALTEVILPDTIEDIGYEAFANCISLKKINVPDNAKVDSTAFRNCPLLER; from the coding sequence ATGAACAGAAAAAGAATTCGCATTACACTGGTGAACAGAACATACAAAGAGATTGATATGAGTGATTTTACATCTATTCAGGATGATATGTTCTCGGGGCTTACGGACATTGCCAAAGTCGAGCTTCCGGAAGGTGTCAGGTATATTAAACGCAATGCATTTGAGGGATGTGCAGCACTTACGGAAGTTATCCTTCCTGATACAATAGAGGATATAGGGTACGAGGCATTTGCCAACTGCATAAGTCTTAAAAAGATTAATGTGCCGGACAATGCCAAAGTAGACAGCACAGCATTCAGAAACTGCCCTTTACTGGAAAGATAA
- a CDS encoding lytic transglycosylase domain-containing protein, with protein MNILQAVNAADKTAMQSQNAAGMTDNAEETFDSVIDKKTRTLEDIFQDVAKEYEVPVDLLKAVAQAESGFDANAVSSCGASGIMQLMPKTAEGLGVEDVFDPEQNITGGAKMLAYLLDDYDGDTTLALAAYNAGSGAVAKYGGVPPYEETRNYIRRINDILDGGLEKDLSYISADNTSRTSGQGSTSEVLRGGTPVKISNGKENTVEDLFPYDDYLKFIAIYMKMLGTTIGEPDDEEDASGSAQKISEQQKFYELERMQMSNNLSRVLFGDN; from the coding sequence ATGAACATATTACAGGCAGTTAATGCAGCGGACAAAACAGCAATGCAGTCGCAGAATGCGGCGGGTATGACGGATAATGCAGAGGAGACATTTGATTCCGTGATAGACAAAAAGACAAGAACTCTTGAAGATATATTTCAGGATGTTGCAAAAGAGTATGAAGTGCCGGTAGACCTTCTTAAGGCCGTTGCACAGGCGGAATCGGGATTCGATGCCAATGCAGTATCATCCTGCGGAGCTTCAGGAATAATGCAGCTTATGCCTAAGACTGCAGAAGGGCTTGGAGTAGAAGATGTATTTGATCCGGAACAGAATATAACAGGCGGGGCGAAGATGCTTGCATATCTGCTTGATGATTATGATGGTGATACAACGCTGGCACTCGCTGCATATAATGCGGGAAGCGGTGCAGTTGCCAAGTATGGCGGTGTGCCTCCTTATGAGGAGACCAGGAATTATATCCGCAGGATTAACGACATACTTGATGGCGGCCTTGAAAAAGATTTATCATATATATCAGCGGACAATACATCGAGAACATCCGGGCAGGGCAGTACATCCGAAGTATTGCGCGGCGGCACGCCGGTTAAGATAAGCAATGGCAAGGAGAACACGGTTGAAGATTTGTTCCCGTATGATGACTATCTTAAGTTCATTGCAATATATATGAAGATGCTTGGAACTACAATCGGAGAGCCGGATGATGAAGAAGATGCATCCGGGAGTGCGCAGAAGATAAGTGAACAGCAGAAGTTCTATGAACTTGAGAGAATGCAGATGAGTAATAATCTGTCGAGAGTACTGTTTGGAGATAATTAG
- a CDS encoding NUDIX hydrolase, protein MIEATSCGGVVIFRGKILLLYKNLKNKYDGWMFPKGTVEPGEDYEDTAIREVKEESGADARIVSYVGRSTYTFSIPQDVVDKEVHWYLMISDSYYSKPQKEEYFCDSGYYKYNEAYHLLKYPNERQILEKAYAQYLELKKRNMWGTHNM, encoded by the coding sequence ATGATTGAGGCAACCAGTTGTGGCGGTGTGGTTATCTTCCGTGGCAAGATTCTTCTTTTGTATAAGAATCTTAAGAATAAGTACGATGGCTGGATGTTCCCCAAAGGAACTGTTGAGCCGGGAGAAGACTATGAAGATACGGCTATACGTGAAGTTAAGGAAGAGAGCGGAGCCGATGCGAGAATTGTAAGTTATGTGGGAAGAAGCACATATACATTTTCAATACCGCAGGATGTAGTCGACAAGGAAGTTCACTGGTATCTTATGATATCGGACAGCTATTACAGCAAACCACAAAAAGAGGAGTACTTTTGTGACTCCGGATATTATAAGTATAACGAGGCATATCATCTTCTTAAGTATCCTAACGAGAGGCAGATACTTGAGAAAGCATATGCACAGTATCTTGAACTTAAGAAAAGGAATATGTGGGGAACACATAATATGTGA
- a CDS encoding penicillin-binding transpeptidase domain-containing protein yields MNSIITEMARYLFAMLMIFYVYATVRGATTKKDTTRNAAGIVQNMMMFSFHFLGYLILYMKDGDVNYAILYAAQLVFFIVFLLMFTMLYPNASRLLLNNMCMLIAVGFVILARLSFEKCLRQFIFVAAGGLLSFFIPWMIKKVRSFRNLSFLYFIVGIALLAAVLISDEVFGAKLAITVGSVSIQPTEFVKIIYVMFVAAMFNASDSFKRIVVTSLAAALHVVILVASKDLGAALIFFVVYVFMLYDATRKWYYILVGMLAGAGASVIAYKLFAHIRVRVLIWLDPWTYIEDRGYQIAQSLFSIGTGSWFGTGLNQGSPNMIPVPEKDFIFSAICEEFGIVFAIGLILLCLTNLMLMLNIASMCRTQFYRLTAVGIGVTYAFQVFLTIGGGIKLIPLTGVTLPFVSYGGSSMLASIIMVAIVNGMYVMRESDVVVRKADAKNGGKVRRKRRRVDISTDRSSDAATVVILSVFAAIFALLIGYLVYFNVKTAPQILNNSYNTRNNAREEKVSRGSIMASNGSILAYTEVDETGSESRVYPYGRVFSHVVGMSTRGKSGIEGMGNADLLDSGSNIVNKAYSEISGKKLVGNNVVTTLDVQLQKAAYLAMENNKGAIVVMEPSTGRILAMVSKPDYNPNDAIDQWETWLSYSSNDSVLFNRATQGLYPPGSTFKMLTALQYVRENPDYESYRYSCKGSTDVMGSVIHCYNSTAHGYETLSTAFANSCNSAFSNMGLDVDGDAFNSLCNDFLFNQDIPLSIETSRSSFTMKGNSSVGEKMQTAIGQGKTQVTPLNNAIITSTIANDGVMMKPYLIEKVVSQDNKVIKEYEPEQYSTPITEPEAQAVKGFMREVCTKGTGRSFRNTSYEVAGKTGTAQYDDVSEDSHSWFVGFAPYDSPEIVISVVLEGGYSGYDSAQEVAKKVFDTYFTK; encoded by the coding sequence ATGAATTCTATTATTACAGAGATGGCAAGATATCTCTTTGCCATGCTTATGATTTTTTATGTATATGCAACAGTACGGGGAGCTACGACAAAAAAGGATACTACACGTAACGCGGCCGGAATAGTACAGAATATGATGATGTTTTCGTTTCATTTTCTTGGATATCTGATTCTGTATATGAAGGACGGAGATGTTAATTACGCGATACTTTATGCGGCACAGCTTGTATTTTTTATAGTATTTCTGCTGATGTTTACAATGCTTTATCCTAACGCGTCAAGACTGCTGCTTAATAATATGTGCATGCTTATAGCTGTGGGATTTGTAATTCTTGCGAGACTTTCGTTTGAGAAATGTCTGAGACAGTTCATATTCGTGGCAGCGGGAGGACTTTTATCATTCTTTATCCCGTGGATGATTAAGAAGGTCAGGAGCTTCAGGAATCTGTCGTTTCTCTATTTTATAGTGGGAATAGCACTTCTGGCAGCAGTACTTATAAGTGATGAAGTATTTGGTGCCAAGCTTGCGATTACGGTAGGCAGTGTATCAATCCAGCCTACGGAATTTGTGAAAATCATATATGTAATGTTTGTTGCTGCAATGTTCAATGCTTCTGATTCGTTCAAAAGGATTGTGGTAACATCGCTTGCGGCAGCGCTTCACGTTGTCATCCTTGTAGCGTCGAAGGACCTTGGTGCGGCACTTATATTCTTCGTTGTTTATGTATTTATGCTCTATGATGCCACAAGAAAATGGTACTATATCCTGGTAGGCATGCTTGCAGGTGCGGGAGCTTCGGTTATAGCATATAAGCTGTTTGCGCATATCCGTGTGCGTGTCCTGATATGGCTTGACCCATGGACGTATATAGAAGACCGCGGATATCAGATAGCACAGTCACTGTTCTCTATAGGAACCGGCTCCTGGTTTGGTACGGGACTTAATCAGGGAAGCCCGAATATGATACCTGTGCCTGAGAAAGATTTTATATTCTCGGCAATATGTGAGGAGTTTGGTATCGTATTTGCAATCGGGTTAATTCTTTTATGTCTTACCAACCTGATGCTCATGCTTAACATCGCATCAATGTGCAGGACACAGTTCTACAGACTTACGGCTGTCGGAATCGGAGTTACATACGCATTCCAGGTGTTCCTTACTATTGGTGGAGGAATTAAGCTTATACCGCTTACAGGTGTTACACTTCCATTCGTAAGTTACGGCGGCAGTTCAATGCTGGCATCGATTATAATGGTCGCTATAGTCAACGGAATGTATGTGATGCGTGAGAGCGATGTTGTCGTCCGGAAGGCAGATGCAAAAAACGGCGGCAAGGTGCGCAGGAAAAGACGCAGAGTTGATATATCGACCGACCGTTCAAGCGATGCGGCAACAGTTGTCATTCTGTCGGTATTTGCTGCTATATTTGCCCTGCTGATAGGATATCTTGTATATTTTAATGTAAAGACTGCACCTCAGATTCTTAATAATTCATATAATACGCGTAATAATGCCAGGGAAGAGAAGGTCTCAAGAGGAAGCATAATGGCAAGTAACGGTTCAATCCTTGCGTATACGGAAGTGGATGAGACCGGAAGTGAATCGAGAGTATACCCTTACGGAAGAGTGTTCAGCCATGTTGTCGGCATGTCAACGAGAGGCAAGTCGGGTATTGAAGGCATGGGGAATGCAGATCTTCTCGATTCGGGAAGCAATATTGTAAACAAAGCATACAGCGAGATATCCGGTAAGAAGCTTGTAGGCAATAATGTTGTAACGACACTTGATGTGCAGCTTCAGAAAGCAGCGTACCTTGCAATGGAGAATAACAAGGGTGCAATCGTTGTTATGGAACCGTCGACCGGCAGGATACTTGCAATGGTTTCCAAGCCGGATTACAATCCGAATGATGCGATTGACCAGTGGGAGACATGGCTTTCTTACAGCAGTAATGATTCGGTGCTTTTTAACCGTGCAACACAGGGACTGTATCCGCCGGGCTCAACCTTCAAAATGCTTACGGCATTACAGTATGTAAGGGAGAATCCTGATTATGAGAGTTACAGATACAGCTGTAAGGGAAGTACGGATGTGATGGGTTCTGTAATACACTGCTATAATTCGACTGCACATGGATATGAGACGCTTTCAACAGCATTTGCCAATTCATGTAATTCAGCATTCTCCAATATGGGGCTGGATGTTGACGGAGATGCATTTAATTCGCTCTGCAATGATTTCCTGTTTAATCAGGACATTCCGCTTTCAATAGAGACGAGCAGGAGCAGCTTTACAATGAAAGGTAATTCTTCTGTCGGTGAGAAGATGCAGACGGCAATCGGACAGGGTAAGACACAGGTTACACCGCTTAACAATGCAATTATTACATCAACAATTGCTAATGACGGTGTTATGATGAAGCCATATCTTATTGAAAAGGTTGTATCCCAGGACAATAAAGTCATAAAGGAATACGAACCGGAGCAGTATTCAACACCGATAACTGAGCCGGAGGCCCAGGCTGTTAAGGGGTTCATGCGCGAGGTGTGTACAAAAGGAACAGGAAGAAGCTTCCGCAATACTTCGTATGAGGTTGCAGGTAAGACGGGAACGGCACAGTATGATGACGTGTCAGAAGACAGCCATTCATGGTTCGTCGGATTTGCACCGTATGATTCGCCTGAGATTGTTATCAGTGTAGTACTTGAAGGCGGATATTCGGGATATGACAGCGCACAGGAAGTTGCAAAAAAAGTATTTGATACTTATTTCACAAAATAA
- a CDS encoding U32 family peptidase, producing the protein MKNVELLAPAGTYEAFRAAINAGADAVYLGGSAFGARAYAGNFDKEQLLEALDFAHIRDRKVYLTVNTLLKENEMGEPLYDYLLPFYEAGLDAVIVQDWGVFDLIQKAFPGLDIHASTQMAVTGCASAGLLKRMGATRVVPARELTLDDIKKIDQNVDIEIESFVHGALCYSYSGQCLMSSMLGDRSGNRGRCAQPCRMKYDNEYVLSLKDMCTLELIPQLVQAGVDSFKIEGRMKSSEYVAGVVSVYRRYLDKYLEYGKNAVKPHERDLISLSDLYNRGGFSKGYYPGKKGRDMVSLTKPNHQGTCAMEVISSKPGSAVCKALVLLNKGDVFDLEKEFDYTLAGAVKPGGTVTLSLPKKYVMQKGRKLYRVRNNSLINDILDRYTKADCKTAIQGAITLQPDKEASLVLWKDDTCIAVQGETVMRAMNRPLTAEGVQMQISRMNDTPYILENLEINMDNDVFLPNGKLNELRRKAVTELTNALTARYKRSTDNCSAQAALEWQHQSEHKGFTGNKVNVMIDSVSSDCMDMIRFVSSMDGIDGIYIEAEAFEDSKELAAMVDIIHKDGHNAYISLPYVVRGRTSEYIEKLAEDADMINADAWLVRNLESAAIITRLRPDDRIITDAGLYTMNSRARMRFDIEFPQIITDTAPYELTVNELLQLGIGNSELMVYGRVPVMISENCVRKTRNMCDGMCGVTKITDDRKRCFDVASRCRNCYAVTYMSDAVSVLDMPEQIRRMAPGSWRLTFTSEDKDCISHIIRDAILISEGKNMSGECYTHTTHGHFDRQIL; encoded by the coding sequence ATGAAGAATGTGGAATTACTTGCACCGGCAGGCACATATGAAGCGTTCAGGGCGGCCATTAATGCCGGCGCTGATGCGGTGTATCTTGGCGGAAGTGCATTTGGTGCACGTGCATATGCCGGTAACTTTGATAAGGAGCAGCTCCTTGAGGCACTTGATTTTGCCCATATAAGAGACCGCAAGGTATATCTTACGGTTAATACACTTCTTAAAGAAAATGAAATGGGTGAGCCGTTGTATGACTACCTGCTTCCTTTCTATGAGGCGGGGCTTGACGCGGTGATTGTCCAGGACTGGGGGGTATTCGATCTTATACAGAAAGCATTTCCGGGACTTGATATACATGCAAGTACGCAGATGGCTGTGACAGGCTGTGCGAGCGCCGGACTGCTGAAGAGAATGGGAGCAACAAGAGTTGTACCCGCAAGAGAGCTTACACTGGATGATATAAAAAAGATTGACCAAAATGTTGATATAGAGATAGAAAGCTTTGTACATGGAGCATTGTGCTACAGCTATTCGGGACAGTGCCTTATGAGCAGCATGCTTGGTGACAGAAGCGGTAACCGTGGAAGATGCGCCCAGCCGTGCAGGATGAAATATGATAATGAATATGTACTCAGCCTCAAGGACATGTGTACTCTTGAACTTATTCCGCAGCTTGTACAGGCGGGGGTTGATTCTTTTAAGATAGAGGGAAGAATGAAGAGCAGCGAATATGTTGCGGGCGTTGTATCTGTCTACAGAAGATATCTTGATAAGTACCTTGAGTATGGAAAGAATGCAGTAAAGCCACATGAACGGGATCTGATAAGCTTATCTGATCTGTACAACAGAGGAGGATTCTCAAAAGGATATTATCCCGGCAAGAAAGGCCGTGACATGGTATCACTGACAAAGCCCAATCATCAGGGAACATGTGCTATGGAAGTGATATCATCCAAGCCGGGAAGTGCTGTGTGCAAAGCGCTTGTTCTGCTTAATAAAGGAGATGTATTCGACTTAGAGAAGGAATTTGATTATACGCTTGCAGGAGCGGTTAAGCCGGGTGGCACGGTAACGCTGAGCCTTCCTAAAAAATATGTGATGCAAAAGGGCAGAAAGCTTTACAGAGTCCGCAATAATTCGCTTATTAATGATATTCTTGACAGATATACGAAGGCAGACTGCAAGACGGCAATACAGGGCGCGATTACGCTTCAGCCGGATAAAGAAGCATCGCTTGTACTGTGGAAGGATGATACATGTATAGCGGTACAGGGAGAGACGGTCATGCGTGCAATGAACAGACCGCTTACGGCTGAGGGCGTGCAGATGCAGATAAGCAGGATGAATGATACACCATATATACTTGAGAATCTTGAGATTAATATGGATAATGACGTATTCCTGCCCAACGGAAAGCTCAATGAGCTAAGACGCAAGGCTGTTACGGAGCTAACTAATGCACTTACGGCGCGTTACAAGAGAAGCACTGATAATTGTTCGGCGCAAGCGGCACTTGAATGGCAGCACCAATCAGAGCACAAAGGGTTCACTGGCAACAAGGTTAATGTAATGATTGACAGTGTGTCTTCGGATTGCATGGATATGATTCGTTTTGTATCGTCAATGGACGGCATCGACGGAATATATATAGAAGCAGAAGCATTTGAAGATTCAAAAGAACTTGCCGCGATGGTTGATATAATACACAAGGATGGACATAATGCATATATATCACTGCCATATGTTGTAAGAGGCAGAACGTCAGAATATATTGAAAAACTGGCGGAAGATGCAGATATGATAAATGCTGATGCATGGCTTGTACGCAATCTTGAATCGGCTGCAATCATTACAAGGCTCAGACCGGATGACAGAATTATCACTGACGCAGGTCTGTATACGATGAACTCAAGGGCAAGGATGAGATTCGACATTGAATTTCCACAGATTATAACAGATACGGCACCTTATGAGCTTACCGTAAATGAACTTTTACAGCTTGGAATAGGTAATTCTGAATTGATGGTTTATGGCAGAGTGCCTGTTATGATATCGGAAAACTGCGTAAGAAAGACACGGAATATGTGTGACGGAATGTGCGGGGTAACGAAGATTACAGATGACAGGAAGAGATGTTTTGATGTTGCGTCAAGATGCAGAAACTGTTATGCTGTAACATATATGTCAGATGCTGTATCTGTCCTTGATATGCCGGAGCAGATAAGGCGGATGGCCCCGGGGTCCTGGCGCCTGACATTTACATCAGAAGATAAAGATTGTATAAGCCACATAATCAGAGATGCAATTCTGATATCAGAGGGGAAGAACATGTCCGGAGAATGCTATACGCATACAACACACGGACATTTTGACAGGCAGATTTTATAG